From Microbacterium sp. LWH7-1.2:
AGCACCTGCGGCTTGGTCGCGGCATGCAGGCGGGTCGGCACATCGCGGAAGCGCAGCACGCCGATCGCGGCGGTGAGGCAGAGAAGTGCTCCGATCAGGATGAGGATCACGGCGGCGAGGTCGAGCATGGCGTCCATCAGCGGTCCTGGTCCCTTCTCGCGACGAACCGCGCGATCGAGATCGACCCGAACACCCCGACGGCCGCGATGATCAGCAGCACCGGCAGCGTGCGTGTGTGGTGGTTGATGGCCATCTCCGCGCCGAGCGCGCACATCACCAGGGTGAGCAAGACATCGGATGCCACGGCCCGGTCGAGGATCGAGGGCCCAATGACGATGCGCCACAGCGTGAGCAGCGCGGCGACCGCGAAGATCACGGAGATCGCGAGCAGCAGCACGTTCATCGGGAACCCCCTCGGGCCAGGGAGCCATGGGGGGCGGCATCCCTCATCGCCTGGAGCTGGGCGTGCGAGCCGACCGCTCTCACAATGCGCTCCTCCCAGTGATGCACGCTCGCGCGCTGCTTCTCGGCGTCGGCGTCGTCGCGCACGCCGATGACGTGGAGGTACAGGATGCGACGGTCGCGGTCGGTGTCGACGATCAGCGAACCGGGGATGAGCGAGCACGTCACACCGACGTGGGTCATGATGAGGTCGTCGTCGGTGACGAGCTGCGCGGCGATGATCGCGGACCCGGGCTGCCGGCGGAAGTCGAGCACCTGCCACGCCACCGTCAGCGAGCCGAGGACCACGGCCACCAGGAACTCCACGACGAACACGAGTCCCCACCAGAGGTTCACGCGGCCCGACAGCTCGACGGGAGGCAGCCGGAAGATGCGCGTCACGACGAGCGCGGCGACAAGCCCCGTGAGGAACGCGAGCCACGTGAACTGGCCCCACAGCAGCATCCACAGAGCGATGAGCCACACGAAGAACGGCAGCTGCCGCCACGCTGTCACGAACCCGCGGCGGAGCCGGCCCTGAGGCAGGTCGGGGCTCATGGCGTCTTCTCCGTTCCCGCGGCGTCGTCTTCGAGCTGGGTCAGCGACACCGGCTGCAGCAGCGCCTCGCCGATGCGCGTGCACACGTCATAGAGCGGCCCGGCGAAGATCGTGAGGGCAACGGTGATCGCGACCATTCCGGTGGTCGCGGCGGTCATGATCTTCGGGATGACGCGGCGCTCGGTCTCGACACCGGCGGCGGGCGCCGAGCCGAGGTAGGAGATGCGCGCCTCGGTCTCGGCCGAATCCTCGTCCTCTCGCCAGAAGGAGAGGTTCCACGCCCGCATGAGCGCATACAACGTGAGGAGGCTGGTCAGGATGCCGCCCACCATCAGCACCATCATGATCGGCGTGCCCACCTGCGCGGCGGCGTCGAACAGCGCGAACTTGCCGATGAAGCCGGAGAACGGCGGCAGGCCGCCCAGGTTGACCGCGGGGATGAAGTACAGCACCGCGATGACCGGCGCCGCCTTCATCAGGCCCTTGACCCGGAGGATGGACGTCGATCCCGCGCGACGCTCGACGAGGCCGACCGCGAGGAACAGCGTCGTCTGCACCACGATGTGGTGGACCATGTAGTAGATCGTCGCGCCGATCGCAGCGGGCGTCGCGATCGCGAGCCCGAAGATCATGTAGCCGATGTGGCTCACGAGCGTGAACGACAGGATTCGTTTGAGCTCCGCCTGGGCCACCGCGCCCAGCACTCCGACGATCATGGTCGCGAGTGCCACCCACATGAGCAGCTGGTTCACGTCGTTGTCGAGGAACAGCTCGGTCTCAGTGCGGATGATCGCGTAGACGCCGACCTTGGTCAGC
This genomic window contains:
- a CDS encoding monovalent cation/H+ antiporter complex subunit F, with product MNVLLLAISVIFAVAALLTLWRIVIGPSILDRAVASDVLLTLVMCALGAEMAINHHTRTLPVLLIIAAVGVFGSISIARFVARRDQDR
- a CDS encoding Na+/H+ antiporter subunit E, which gives rise to MSPDLPQGRLRRGFVTAWRQLPFFVWLIALWMLLWGQFTWLAFLTGLVAALVVTRIFRLPPVELSGRVNLWWGLVFVVEFLVAVVLGSLTVAWQVLDFRRQPGSAIIAAQLVTDDDLIMTHVGVTCSLIPGSLIVDTDRDRRILYLHVIGVRDDADAEKQRASVHHWEERIVRAVGSHAQLQAMRDAAPHGSLARGGSR
- a CDS encoding Na+/H+ antiporter subunit D, producing MIEIAPALVPLLVTLPLLGAAVALIAGRHRKTQVMVSVVTLSAVTVIAAILLYVVDVGDKPIAVSVGGWPIPFGIVLYVDRLAALLVVVSSIVLLAVLLFSVGQGAADGDDDTPVSIFHPSYLILGAGIFNAFIAGDLFNLYVGFEILLVASYVLITLGSTESRIRTGVVYIVVSLVSSILFLAAIAMIYGALGTVNMVQISERMGELPQETQLILHLMLLLAFSIKAAVFPLSFWLPDSYPTAPAPVTAVFAGLLTKVGVYAIIRTETELFLDNDVNQLLMWVALATMIVGVLGAVAQAELKRILSFTLVSHIGYMIFGLAIATPAAIGATIYYMVHHIVVQTTLFLAVGLVERRAGSTSILRVKGLMKAAPVIAVLYFIPAVNLGGLPPFSGFIGKFALFDAAAQVGTPIMMVLMVGGILTSLLTLYALMRAWNLSFWREDEDSAETEARISYLGSAPAAGVETERRVIPKIMTAATTGMVAITVALTIFAGPLYDVCTRIGEALLQPVSLTQLEDDAAGTEKTP